The following is a genomic window from Mya arenaria isolate MELC-2E11 chromosome 4, ASM2691426v1.
cctTAAATTCGATATAATTcttaaataaagtcattttctcaATGAATATATCTCattctttttttgtatattttgtttgcgTATGTCGTCATTTGTACAATATTCGACCACATGGGTCTATGACCTTCTGGTTTATAACTGTTCTGCTCTGTTCTATAATAACTTGATAATAAATTCTGACATGAAAAATTTACAAGTAATCTACCGGAGTTATGTAGAAAATCACTGAATTAGATGTTTTATAACTACATGCCAtgacaaacaaatacatgtacacaagaAATTGGATTCAATATACTGTTTAGTTCAACTTGTTAATTATGAGGGCAGACACTGATTGCCACATCAATTCACTAGAACATGAATGTTTAAAGATTTCTGCCGCATGGAGTTTTACTTACCACAGCTAGACAAGACCAGGCACAAATATCTTACAGAGCAATTCAtgagaaaatacaaaaataatgttctaCGGTAAAAATCTAGAGAATTTACACACAAAGGTAATATAAAGGTGAATGTACGTAGCAATATCGTATCATATAACTTTACAAggacatgttataaaataaattctgTACAGATCATAATTATCAGAAATGTAAGACCTACATGTTACTTCTTGAACACAATAGTTTTGTTCTCAATTTAAACCCCAACATTATGACTGAAATTCAAGAACAAAGTTGTTTTACTGCAATATACCTGTTCGATCATTATCAACAAATGGACAACTCATCAAGCAGAATAAAAAACACTAGCCAGAAAATAGGGAAAAACTTCTAATGAGAGGaagatttggaaaaaaaattaaacattttcctGGTTACTTTTACAATCTACGGCTCCAAACAGAAATGTTCAGACAAACATCgctaaaactaaaaacaaagcAAATCATGAGTATACACTCCTGCAAATAAAACTTTGTAATGTTATAATTCAGTCTCAACTTCAAAGCTATTCCACACAGGGCGATAGTAAAGATTGAGATAGCAGTGATAAATGACATCCTGTCAGGGTCTAACAATCCCATTTAGTACAAACACAAGACAGGTGATTCAGATTGACAAACAAGAGCTCCACTAGCAGATACCAATGCTCAtctgtattttgtattaaatatgagACGAATTTGACTAGTTTCAAGGTCGAGTTATGGGTCTTCCAATCAATGTGCATATCATCACTGGTACCATAAGTACTCAGCTTCAGGGGAATATCTTGCAACTTTTTTGTTATGGCCTAGGTCAAAGTTTCGACACTCTGACAGAGACACAAAGGCTAAGACAATGCCCTGacttttttttgtcaaaaaatgacGAGCTAACAAGACACAGAAGTGGAGACTGGAGAGTATTCTAGCTGCTATGAATTTGCTATGTTTTGATCATCATTCAGTGACTGTGTTTGGGGTTGGGTCAACATTGTATGGGTAATCCCCTCGTTAAGCGCTGGAGGGGTGGGGCGGCTATCAGACGTTCGATGAGGGAACACTGTCAAAGTAACTCTCCTTGCCAATCTGGCTCTGAAATATAAGGGTAGTGAATTAAACTCAtgcttttgtaaaataataacttcattttcactatatttttcaattaaatcatTGCTGTACAGTTAATTGcttttttggaataataattatacaaaataccTAAAAAGTCTGAAATTTATGAAGTGCTCATTTTTCAGATCAAGAAACATGAAAGTTACTGATTTGTTCTGACTAGAATCTGAAAATGGACTTTAATGTCTAAGTAAGTGCTTGTATCTAATGACTTAAAAAATGCATGCAAATGCACAATGCAAATAACTCTGTCACAATTGGGAAAGAACCTTGGCTGCATACTTCTCATTTATACCATTGCTGTAACAGAAAAGAACTTCCAAGAACAATCAGTGACTACTGAATACCTATCAACCTCCAGACAACCCAGCATTTTGTTCCTTCAGTAAATGTAAGTTGATTTGAATCATTAAATAGTGGAAATGTCCAATATTGTCCATTGATAGAGATAAATgcaaaaatgacgtcattgtaGTGGAACAACGCACATTAATTGATTATTTGATTAATCTTAAAGCTGGACATTAAAAACTAAGCTGAAATTTCTTTAACTATATTATAAAAGGATGGAGTGTAGCTGAAAACATTAAGAAGTTTTGAAACAGACAAGTGTTAAACAGCAAATCAAGGTCTAGTGTTAGAGGCTTGCCAGTGACATATTTACATCTCAGATCAGTACATCATCGTCAACTATTCCCTCTTCGCTATCATTATCCTCTAGTAATGTCTGTGGAGAAAAGCATACAGCTAGCATACACATGGCTTAAGACTCTAAAGTTTCTACCAAGGAATATCTAAATTGATACAAATAAACTACGTAATggagcaaaaaataaaatgaattagaaaacaaatacactatatatatataaagcctCAAGCAAAAACCTATTTTCCATTTAGGACGAATGTCCCGATCATCAAGTACCAGATTATACCTACAATGTGCTGTGCTGACATGCTCTTGCAATGTGAGGTGACTTgctaaatatgatatatttataactcCAGCCTGTATATGCACCAATGACATTCAGTTGCAAATTAATTACATATCTTCACTAAGTTCCATCTGTACCATAGATTAAGCATAGATGCTtgacaaaaactgaaaaaatatttttttccttaacATCACATGTATGAAATGTCTTGATCCTTCAACTGAATGTCACCGAAGCCAGAACATATTGGATCTGCATCTGTTGCTAAAGACTCAAAACTCTTCTTACTGTAAGAGATGTGATTTCCTTTGAAAACGCCCCAATTTCCTTTGCTGCTTTCGCGTCATGCTGTAAAACGGTGAAAGTTGTAACAAAAACCAAGCAAAAGTAACCAGAAAAATGCTTAACTGAAGTGTTCCATGATTAAATTTGTAcatcaaattgatcatttataaaaaaatactggaGCACTATATCTGTATTCAGCTAGTCTTATTTAACTAATGAGTTTCTGTAAACTGTCGGAACACTTCAGTTTAAGAGAATAGAATGCAAACTGaccaaacaaaatgtatatcaagtcaagaaatgtgtaaatgttacaaattattAGCATCAAGGAAATGGCAATGGTGTTACATACTTGAAAACCTACAGTATGGTTAAAGATTGTGAGTAGAAATCcatatacattttatcatatgCTTAATCTCATGGTTTTTACAGGGAAAACAATTTGatgtttcaatgtttcaaacagtgagatattttttgtccaaatcaaacgtcaatGAAACCAAACTTGGAAACAATTCTGAAATGATATGCTTGcatataactttattatttgtcacGCTTGTGTGAAAAGGTACACttaattgtcatttaatatcctttttaggcatataataaaaagaaaaattgtttgtttcagtataagatTACAATATTTTTCACCCTGTGATCACCTAAAGCAATTATTTCACTCATGGTGAACTACGGATTTAGTgctcacttggtgaaatatatatcTCACCCTAAAACAGAcatctatataattattttgttacattatGCAAAACAATAGTTCTAATTACCTTTCAACAAAGTAAGATTGTGAACTATAATTGGTGAAACTGATAAGAAGACTATTCCAAATAACTTTATAGACAAAATAATCAGGCATAATATTGAACTTCAAGACAAACACAAGAGGAAAACGGGATTGAAGCTTTAGTGTTGACTTTCaagaaaaacacaatataaaaatgGGGATTAAAGCCTTTAAGGTGCCTTGAAACACTGCCAGACAAATTAAAATCTGCTTTTCTAATAAAGCTACAACAACCATGcagaaaaaatcataataactgaagaatttattaaaataaaaaaaaggaaattgaaaGCTCTAAGAATCTTGTAAAATCATTTCTAAATAAGAAGCCTTCATCATATTCTTATTTACAAGAGAGTTATCTTAATGAACTCAGAAAGGCAAATTTACAACAgatcataaaaataaatcctGATACTCTGTAAccatttaaaactaaatagaaaATTTGCCAAGTAACCAAAGCATAtccttgtttgttttcaatcagTCCACATACCTCTGTGTTCTGGTATTGTAAGGCACTGATTTTCAGCCTGTCGAGGGGCAGGGCCAGGTCTATAGGGCAGATAAAACTGTCAGCCTCTGTCTCTGATTTACTTCGCTTGTGGCCAAACAAACCAAACTTTCCCTTCTGCAAACCAACATCACAATATTTAAGAACTTTAGGAAAACTTAGATAGTAACAACAAAACTGTAATGGTATTTTTCCGccttaaaatgcatgtttttttactGATTTCTTCACAGGTAATCATAAACATCTAAAGAGCAAAGTTTTCAAAGACATGCACAATATTAACTTAATAAAGTTTAATATTATGCTCTGAAAGATGTATTTTCAAGACTTGACTTGAAACACATTTTGACTAAGACTTTTGTTGTTAGATACTGAAGGCAAATAGCGCTTAAGATAATGATTACCTTGACTTTGGTATTAGGTACTAAAGGCAAATATCCTGCAGACGATTCCTGTTCTCGTTTCTTTATCTGAATTTCGTTGCCAACGAGTGACACAAAGTGAGTGTTGAGGTGACGTCGTAACAATGTCTTGTTTTGAGGAATGGACAGCAGGACGGCAAACAATTCTGCATTGAACCGGCTCTCCAATACCTGAAATAAGAAAAGACATAGAGCAAATGTCAGGTTGctgattttcattatttatgttgGATAATTTGGGAATTTTATTAAAgcattacaaaaatattgttaaatgtattatcATAGCAGGGTGACACCAATACCAGTCTGTTTTTCTCTGTCAATAAAGGTGCATATCTTAACAAATTTTCGAGTGTTATGGATACACATCTAACTTTTGTCATAGTTAACATCAGGACAAGTGATTTGAATAACAATAACCTGAAGTGAATTATCCTTACCAGACTAACATACTGAGCTtaagaaatattgttaaaataaaattaatattgatgaaaaactGTATGAATGGTAATCATCACACAAAAACATTAACGTCTCATATTCTATGATATTAAGCCTCAAACCTACCATAAGAGCCCCATGCACACCACTGCCCCTAAGGTTGGGAGCGTATTCCGAGAGATCAATTGTCCGCAACCACTCCATCACTCTGTGGTTGGTCCATAACACCACTTCACCCGGGATATTGTGTAGTGATCCCTGGAATGCATTAATACAGGCACGACTGTATGATTACACAAGTCATTTCATAACTGTGTTGAGCTTGTAAATGCCACATGAATAATACTTTAACTTTCATATTGTTAATTAGATACCTCTCGCACTTTTTTCACCAATGAATGATACAGCTGAAGAAACATAATGGGAAAGAAAAAGTGCATAGGATTAAAACACTTGTTCATTATGcataatttcaataaacataCCTCTTCAGGGGAAGGCCTCCGTTTGAGGCAACCTGGGTTGAAGTTGTTTAGCCGTAATATCTGTATTCCACGCTTGATGCTGATGTGGTGAAGCTCATTCGTCACTTTCAGTGTTAACAAATCATCCTGTGAAACAGAACAACTTACAGTCAAAGATACAGATTTAAAGATAACGTTTTACTTAAGCCCCTCACGTTATTTTGTAAAGGTGTATTGTACAGCTggtttcataaaataaattgtaattggCAATGCTCATCATGGGAGATCACTTTGTAGGAGTTGAATTGATTCTACAATGGTTTGGCAGCGGTTGAGTCTCAAGTCATATTGTAATTTGTGCATAGTAAAGCATATTTATGCCAAAAATGACCCCTTTCGGTAGCCCCAAACATATCTTAACAGTTTTAGTCCCAAATATATCTTAACAGTATAAAGATTTTCAGCTGAAAACTATTCATTTGCATGTTTACATACACAGAAACTTCTATGGATATTATTTGGTGAGTATATGTGAAGCAATTGTGCAAGGAAAATGCAAGCTCCTAAATGAAAACCATAGCTACAGACCACAGTGAGAGCATGCAGCATCCTTCCATCGACACGGCCTTCGAAGAACGAGTCCTTGTATTGGGGCAGACCTATGTCATCCAGCCATCCTGTAAGGTGggcaatatacatgtaaaagcTTTCAGGAATATGCTGTCACAagtgtcattattatttcaGTTGATATGTTTAAGGTGGATTAAAGATTGGTGAGATATAACCTGGGCTTTCCTATCTTTCTCAGAGGACTCTTCGAAACATGAGGACACAGGAAACGCGCAAAAATCAAAAAAGATATTTTCTACATATTAATTGTACTATTCCTtctttgaaacatatttaacattagACATATAGATGGGTGTAGCAAAATGATGCTAATTTACATGTCAACAAATAATGGCATGTGTTACTCACTCATGACCCAGGTGTGGTCGAGGTCGCCGGACTTGTTGCTACTCCCCGAACTTGCTTCCTGCAGAGCCAGCTGGAGCTTCTTCCTGTGTAGTGGGTTACGTATGTACAACTCCTAGAATAAGATAAGACAACCCATACAAGAATGAGACATAgtatttcttgaaaatattaattttttgcTAATGTTTGTTCTGGAGGTGTTGACAGCGTTGCACAGTCGTAGATGAACAGAGTCAGATACTTATATCCTGAAAATGAATGATGTTAAAAATCCACTCTTCGGAATTTTGTTGAATTAAGTTTTCGGCCACtgtcaaacaatataaaatttaatacaacatttttgcattttatcacCTATGAGGATTCACATATCAATTTAATGCATAGGAGCTCACTTTTCAGACTTCTTTTGAAAGTGAAATGTCACTCTGTATTTGAACAATATGTAATATAGTAAAAGCTTTGGTTGCAATAATCCATTAGGCCAATAATGTgcaacaaaatacatgtacaatcttCAGAAATATACTAAAAATTGATCTCAAGAAGGAGATATAATGTATCCttggcaaaacaaaacaacaattctTGACATTTAGAACCATTTAGGACATTTAGgcaaaaaactataaaaattcTAATTAAGCCCACACTAGAATCAGTAATGTACCTTCTCCATGTCATGCTGTGAGGCCTTGGTCAGGTGTTCCCCGTTCCGGACCCATCGACGCACCTCTGCCAGGTACATATTCAGCCCTATCTCATTAAACCAAATCACAATACGGTCCTTGTCCCAGCGGGAAAATGGCACATTCACATCACTGgaagatattcatatgaagatattttgatgcatttttacatgaataaaagttaatgaatagttaaaactattgaaaatatttccactCATCAAGTTAAAGTTTATACCTCAATTTTcgttaaacattataaacagaaTGACTGATTTTGATGCAATTAAAGTTAAGCTTCAGGCAACAGTTTAAATACTATTGATACTTTActtcattataatttatttcagttttgtaAACTAAGTATAGTCAATACactacagtttttttttatcaaaccaCAACACTGAAGGCAGGAAGCACAGTAATACATGTACTCACAAATCTTTCTTGATGTCCTTGGACCAGCCAAGGCGGGCGGTTGCCGTTGCCCTTATTCCTCCGCGCTTGAACTCATCTGTACGTTCCCGCTCGTGGAAGTCTTGTGACCCACTGCGCTTCAACCTACAAGCCAATCACAACGCTGTATAGAAGAAGCTGAGAATGTTTCTtctaaatgttaatttataacaGGACAATGAAgaattaaagatattttcaCATTCTATccatttcagatttttttatattaacttaAGCAGAAGATGAATAAAGGTTTAGCTTTGTTTAGTTTGAGGTGCAGCTATGAGGATTAAATTGAGCCTTGTTTCCTTGCTTTCGGATACACTCTAAGTAGTAACAAACCTACAATCCTAGAACAAGCACGTTCATAACTACCATACCTGCCAAAGAACCTAAAGAATCCCTTTTTCTTCTTCACCTCATGTGTCTGGGCAGGATGGTTACCACTGTGATGTGACCCGTCCTCCTCGTCCGTCATCACCTCGGCTTGGGCTGTGGGAGGTAATATTAGGTAAGAGGTTAACATTGGAGGCAGGTTACATTATGACATGTGACAAAGTAGGCGCAACTTAGTATTCAAAATGACTAAGTGATGCCTTGtgcttgaaaaacaacaatcttgGATCtcaatcaaacaaatatttatttttcatcatctATGACCAATAGTTTTTAATGTGCTTTTTCCCCCAAAGTAAATGAGTCATAAAAATTGTTGCCATTCAAAGATGATGCCCAAAGTTTGCTTTCTTTGTCACATGCTTGTGTATTTTTCATACAGGGAGGTCAAATAAGGATTCATATGACCAAGTTTCACAACAATCttgaatatcaaaaaaatatgttatcatGTGCCTCTTTTTGCGTAATTCTAAAAATACACCAGATTCCAATTGAAACTTGAGTATTAATAAATCCATAACTTTTTGTTGACCTGACAGAGTGCTACATATTGTAATGAAGACATCCAGAAATCATAATTGTTGTTCTTATTAAGATTTAAAGCCGATTTATTTTGGTGACTTTGCTgtaataatgcattgaaacccCTGAAGCATATATCTgctttgttttacattattatcTATTAATTTATCTTGAGTgataacaatacaatgtttcAACAGCCACTTCCAGATTATGAAGCAATTGCACCAGTAGATACCGGGGTAGTCGATCAAGAAAGTTTTTCATCATCACGTTATTAAATCTCCAAGTACATGATGTCATCTGTCAATTGTACATGATGTCATCTGTCATGAACCATGATGTTTGATTGTGactatattaattattttctgatgcatatcatgttttgtcaaaaaactgttttaatacgtttacgacaataaacaataatgtcTGTCTATCTGTCATGATGCCAAACCACTCAGAACGATTTGCCTAACTGTTAAACAAATGATGTGATTTCTCTAGACAAACAAAAGTGCTTGGGCTTGAATTCAACATATTCTTTTGTTAGACAAAGTACATCATTATGGATACAAGGTACAAGAGTCTTTATTTAAAGTGGGGTATatgcaaacaagaaacataaacatacacCTGACTTTAAATAAGTCTTGATCTGATTAAGCATCATGTCAACTGCCAATTAGTGTtcaacatgttttcattttaacataagaTTTTTCTTGAGACTTTCAGTGTGCACCTGTAGTCATATTAACATGATTTTTACCAGATATTCCAAGACTTAAATATCTGTATAACTGATTGAACTCAATGTTTCATGATTTGTTCTTACTTCGAGATTAACTGCCTATAAGTAAATTGTATCATCACTTGGCGTTCCTTGTTTCCAGGGTAATAATACAAGCATTACCCTTTTCACTTTTCACATAATAATCACATTTGTGTAATCTAACTTCAGAATTATGTCATTTAGAATCAATTTTTTACAGATATGcgttaaaaaatcttaaatttcttgtcatttaatttaatacaaaactTTATGGAACTCACAAGCCTTTGGAAAGCTTTATCACTTTTCTTTAACTTGCTTTATTGTTTTGAGTATTAAACAGTAATTCACGTTAGattataaatctatataaactataaactaaacaattaaatatacattacaGATGATAATCATTCTTTAATTGctcattaataatttataaagatGAATTTTAGAatcaatttataatttttaagtaATTGGAAAAGTGTGAAACTAggacacatttttaaaataaaatcatcaataCAATCATAACTGATCAGTACTTAGCAAACATTAgccaaaatgatgaaaaatatttttcaagcaAAATATCCTCAATGACCCGAATATCTGCGAAAGATTATGAGATTACATACAGTTATTATTACTGCACAATTCCAAGAAAAGATAGTAatctccaaataattgtactacaaagtatatcataaatgtttcataataaCATGCTGTTAAGTCTGCTGGGGTAGTAATGATCTAGGAAGAGAATGTATGATGCGCAGATTACTATGTGGTACAGATTGACATGCATTTTATGGGTGAGTTTATTGGTACACAATTATGTTATCTTtctgaatatttgttttaatatgtacatAAAGAAACATGCCAGTacacttttacattttattatgatgGTAATTTTCACATACgaacaaaatgtttgaacaCCTCCCTTGATGCaccaaaataaatgcatactcAGGTACCCTCtcttttgtctttcaatattatTTGAGAGGAAAACTTTTGAAGTTCTCAAATACTATACACATAGCCaccattttgttttctatgttgCCCAATGTAAGTTGTACCTGACTGGTAAAGAaaaatgtatggaaaatataagGAAATCATGTGACTTGCATCAAACAATGAAAAGTTGGAAATTAGAGGTGTGTTTCAGATTTATGACTTTGTTGATAGTCCATTtccttttaataaaattaactGGATGATGAAGTAAGCTGGTTATACATTAGAAAGATTACACATAGGAGTGTATGAGAAACACATATcctataatatttgaaaatgagacaTTTTTTTGAGAAGCTGGAATATGTAGGCTTGGAAGATACAGTATTATCAAACATATCAGTTCTTAATTCTTTGAGCCACAGCTTATTAAGTCATAGATCAGCACTGAAAATCATCAAAGATCAGCATGGGAAGCCTTAGACCATCATAGGAAGTTATAGACCAGCATAGGATTAGGAAGTCATAGACCAGCATAGGAAGTCATAGACCAGCATATACTTTCAAAGACCAGCATAGGAAGACATAGACCAGCATCAAATTAAAGACCAGCATAGGAAGTTATAGATCAGCATAGAAAGTCATAAACCAGCAAGTTATAGATCAGCATAGAAAGTCATAAACCAGCATAGATCAGCATAGAAAGTCATAGATCAGTATAGAAAGTCATAGATCAGTACAGAAAGTCATAGATCAGCATAGAAAGTCATAGATCAGTATAGAAAGTCATAGATCAGTATTGAAAGTCATAGATCAGCATAGAAAGTCATAGATCAGTATTGAAAGTCATAGATCAATATAGATCAGCACAGACAGTCATAGACCCATACAGAAAGTCATAGAGCAGCATAGGAAGTCATAGATCAGTATTGAAAGTCATAGATCAGTAAAGATCAGCACAGACAGTCATAGACCCATACAGAAAGTCATAGAGCAGCATAGGAAGTATAAACCAGTAGAGAAAGCTGTAGATCAGCACAGAAAATCATAGATCagcatataattttgaaactAATATGCgcataaacaaattaaaacatgctacatcataatttaaatatgtcaaaatgtgaTACAGGTATGAATAATTTTACTTCTGCAATTAATGGGATAACTTATATCTTATTTACAGTCATTAAGGTTGGTGCttatttacacattttgaaGTTGCCTGGCGAGCAATCAGTCAGAAACTGCAGACATTTCTGCAATTGATCCACATTTCCTGGACCCATGCTGATATCTGGAGATTACCAACTTCTTATCTGATATCTCCAAATCTGCTGCAATTACACCCTTTGATATCTAGTTATTAGAAAATGTTGATCTTGGACTACTTTCAGAATGTTAAACAtcttaaattacttttttgcatGTGGTAGCCCTGTATGTAAGTTActactttctttctttttttctgcaCCTGTTCtacaagatattttttaaggtttaatttcttactaaataatgaaaaaaatctcACTGTAATCAGAACAAAACatctttaattttaagcatcctttcttaatcattttattagatcataaaaaaatcagataaatGCACATGTTATAAACGATTAAGACAAAATTCTAGCAAAGTTTTAACTTCCCAAACTACAAGTTTCATAAATAAGTCACAAAATCACCTTtgtatgcatacatgtacatatgaaaTTATTGAGAAAACAAGTACTAAAAACCAAAGACATGAATGGCAAAAGCCAAATACGAGAAAAAAAGGAAACTTAAAGAACTTAATATACAACCAACACAAGTATCAAGACCAGTTAGTATGACCGTGCCACCGATTAGTTACGATTGGTTAACGTTATTGCCTATGGGCAACggatacatatataaacatgcTGCGGTAACAAGAAACACACGCAGCAGGCAATATTTACTGTTTCCGTCACCTAAGTTTGGGGCTGAGCAACTGCGCTTGGTGGACTTAATACGCAGGAGGGCTCTCCCGAAGGAGGGGAACCCCCGTGACCTGCGATGGTCCCGATCCTCCTCCCTATTTCTCACTACCATTTCCTTTGGTAACGTACCATAACTGCCATTCCGCTTCACAACATCTGTGTGCCGTTTAGCTGGGGGagtctgaaaaaacaacatacatccgtgaattttttgtttgattaatcCATTCAAGTATAGCGGTATGTTAATTTATttgagcttgtttttgttgaaagcCATATGGTGATACGAGTAATGCATGTTTCTGTTGCCATGTATCAACTAGTACTTGtgtccattttgaaaaaaacatgagaAAGTATTTGGAATTGGGCTGGCACCTACAACCTCCTGAGTGAGAGCCAAGGGcccattttaataaagatctAAGTCGGTTTGAGTCATAAATTGAAATGCTTAAAGTGTcatatttttgtgttattttgctGCATATTCGAGGAAAATAAACTTAAGCAAACATAAATGAAACAGCCctcagacacctataccacctCATCTATTCAGACACACCTTTTTTAacatatgacaatatattaCAGCATTTTAATTAAGGGTCA
Proteins encoded in this region:
- the LOC128231216 gene encoding liprin-beta-1-like isoform X3; amino-acid sequence: MSTFSGGDDNKGNNSCGLMEVNGQEASDILAAALQQMDGIIAGTTFDNSSNGFGSLTTTPENTLRPRSSVTDARIVKLLDDLKLALEVCEDRSRIVRRLPQEVLDSVISWLQAGMDDAFKVNGYMHESVEDRARRLEHDKNSLTLQVSVLTDQVEAQSERIREMEYQLEERRQKAHHAEEKYQHELLTRSSLETHKLDLMAEISSLKIRLATAENERRELEERLRQSQRHITDLEARLALKDAETADLRQKLARNGTVVPDVNEMYWYEHEMAEMDKGRSLDKLRKKQYEVERLKTAVDALMSSNGEKDKRIDELRRLLRRYKKIEELVAQAQGRKMLDEILGMEDDTSSNSSTTPSVTHDSTKPTDTTPHMADELRGDKNYSISPSATSTPVNSFSGNHGNLSSPPSTIASVKPTRRIQRSNSAEDIAPKPNNKTPPAKRHTDVVKRNGSYGTLPKEMVVRNREEDRDHRRSRGFPSFGRALLRIKSTKRSCSAPNLAQAEVMTDEEDGSHHSGNHPAQTHEVKKKKGFFRFFGRLKRSGSQDFHERERTDEFKRGGIRATATARLGWSKDIKKDFDVNVPFSRWDKDRIVIWFNEIGLNMYLAEVRRWVRNGEHLTKASQHDMEKELYIRNPLHRKKLQLALQEASSGSSNKSGDLDHTWVMRWLDDIGLPQYKDSFFEGRVDGRMLHALTVDDLLTLKVTNELHHISIKRGIQILRLNNFNPGCLKRRPSPEEGSLHNIPGEVVLWTNHRVMEWLRTIDLSEYAPNLRGSGVHGALMVLESRFNAELFAVLLSIPQNKTLLRRHLNTHFVSLVGNEIQIKKREQESSAGYLPLVPNTKVKKGKFGLFGHKRSKSETEADSFICPIDLALPLDRLKISALQYQNTESQIGKESYFDSVPSSNV
- the LOC128231216 gene encoding liprin-beta-2-like isoform X6; translated protein: MSTFSGGDDNKGNNSCGLMEVNGQEASDILAAALQQMDGIIAGTTFDNSSNGFGSLTTTPENTLRPRSSVTDARIVKLLDDLKLALEVCEDRSRIVRRLPQEVLDSVISWLQAGMDDAFKVNGYMHESVEDRARRLEHDKNSLTLQVSVLTDQVEAQSERIREMEYQLEERRQKAHHAEEKYQHELLTRSSLETHKLDLMAEISSLKIRLATAENERRELEERLRQSQRHITDLEARLALKDAETADLRQKLARNGTVVPDVNEYEVERLKTAVDALMSSNGEKDKRIDELRRLLRRYKKIEELVAQAQGRKMLDEILGMEDDTSSNSSTTPSVTHDSTKPTDTTPHMADELRGDKNYSISPSATSTPVNSFSGNHGNLSSPPSTIASVKPTRRIQRSNSAEDIAPKPNNKTPPAKRHTDVVKRNGSYAQAEVMTDEEDGSHHSGNHPAQTHEVKKKKGFFRFFGRLKRSGSQDFHERERTDEFKRGGIRATATARLGWSKDIKKDFDVNVPFSRWDKDRIVIWFNEIGLNMYLAEVRRWVRNGEHLTKASQHDMEKELYIRNPLHRKKLQLALQEASSGSSNKSGDLDHTWVMRWLDDIGLPQYKDSFFEGRVDGRMLHALTVDDLLTLKVTNELHHISIKRGIQILRLNNFNPGCLKRRPSPEEGSLHNIPGEVVLWTNHRVMEWLRTIDLSEYAPNLRGSGVHGALMVLESRFNAELFAVLLSIPQNKTLLRRHLNTHFVSLVGNEIQIKKREQESSAGYLPLVPNTKVKKGKFGLFGHKRSKSETEADSFICPIDLALPLDRLKISALQYQNTEHDAKAAKEIGAFSKEITSLTSQIGKESYFDSVPSSNV
- the LOC128231216 gene encoding liprin-beta-1-like isoform X2; this translates as MSTFSGGDDNKGNNSCGLMEVNGQEASDILAAALQQMDGIIAGTTFDNSSNGFGSLTTTPENTLRPRSSVTDARIVKLLDDLKLALEVCEDRSRIVRRLPQEVLDSVISWLQAGMDDAFKVNGYMHESVEDRARRLEHDKNSLTLQVSVLTDQVEAQSERIREMEYQLEERRQKAHHAEEKYQHELLTRSSLETHKLDLMAEISSLKIRLATAENERRELEERLRQSQRHITDLEARLALKDAETADLRQKLARNGTVVPDVNEMYWYEHEMAEMDKGRSLDKLRKKQYEVERLKTAVDALMSSNGEKDKRIDELRRLLRRYKKIEELVAQAQGRKMLDEILGMEDDTSSNSSTTPSVTHDSTKPTDTTPHMADELRGDKNYSISPSATSTPVNSFSGNHGNLSSPPSTIASVKPTRRIQRSNSAEDIAPKPNNKTPPAKRHTDVVKRNGSYGTLPKEMVVRNREEDRDHRRSRGFPSFGRALLRIKSTKRSCSAPNLAQAEVMTDEEDGSHHSGNHPAQTHEVKKKKGFFRFFGRLKRSGSQDFHERERTDEFKRGGIRATATARLGWSKDIKKDFDVNVPFSRWDKDRIVIWFNEIGLNMYLAEVRRWVRNGEHLTKASQHDMEKELYIRNPLHRKKLQLALQEASSGSSNKSGDLDHTWVMRWLDDIGLPQYKDSFFEGRVDGRMLHALTVDDLLTLKVTNELHHISIKRGIQILRLNNFNPGCLKRRPSPEEGSLHNIPGEVVLWTNHRVMEWLRTIDLSEYAPNLRGSGVHGALMVLESRFNAELFAVLLSIPQNKTLLRRHLNTHFVSLVGNEIQIKKREQESSAGYLPLVPNTKVKKGKFGLFGHKRSKSETEADSFICPIDLALPLDRLKISALQYQNTEHDAKAAKEIGAFSKEITSLTSQIGKESYFDSVPSSNV